From the Leptospira sp. WS60.C2 genome, one window contains:
- a CDS encoding GyrI-like domain-containing protein: MSEWKEPLVQTQSFTIMGLRVRTSNAPGDAEMKIPAIYSKFYKEDIPKQMETIRKYDPLFGVYFAYENDENGAYDFLLGYSVEPNQQPLPGMEIVHIKPQNGRYFAIQPGPPEEVVPKFWAEIWNHPEIPKIRTFQTDWEEYSEAGIRVFLSSK, from the coding sequence ATGTCGGAATGGAAGGAACCTTTGGTGCAAACACAATCTTTTACGATCATGGGACTTCGCGTACGCACTTCCAATGCACCAGGTGATGCCGAAATGAAAATTCCTGCCATTTATTCCAAGTTTTACAAAGAAGACATACCGAAACAAATGGAAACGATTCGAAAGTATGACCCTTTGTTCGGTGTTTATTTTGCTTATGAGAATGATGAAAATGGAGCTTATGATTTTTTGTTAGGGTATTCTGTTGAACCAAATCAACAACCACTTCCTGGCATGGAAATCGTTCACATCAAACCACAGAACGGCCGTTATTTTGCAATCCAACCTGGTCCTCCAGAAGAAGTTGTTCCAAAATTCTGGGCAGAAATATGGAACCATCCAGAAATCCCAAAAATCAGAACCTTTCAAACAGATTGGGAAGAATATTCGGAGGCAGGGATCAGAGTTTTTTTATCTAGTAAGTAA
- a CDS encoding PAS domain S-box protein: MDHEFPKEAYSSLILQYFYDAVIVTDLQFRITRWNLAAERIYGYKAEEVIQKSTADILNTIFLEGDREKSIIQLQTNGIWQGEVYQFRRDGVKLKIRSAVSFLKNNDGTTIGVIAINRDITEEHKIQEELSESEERFRMSFENAGVGVCLLDLDGKFLRVNKKLQTMLGYPETELVGKASKDFAYEEDRNIFYQYRESALKGKDVDVVYEKRYLSKSNQILWIEISNSLVKDRNGKPLYFVVHFNDISDRKNAELHLLQAKKEAERANQAKSDFVANMSHEIRTPLNGVIGFNELLMTTKLDADQKEYVKNAISSAHGLLGIINDILDFSKIEAGKLVLNETVSSLKHIVKDSLGVLKWKAKEKKIQLVFEEDPNLPEWIVVDATRLRQILINLIGNAVKFTEEGSVTLKIKSEKTQNDKIKLEFVIKDTGIGIPELHKEKIFQSFWQGETNSTRRFGGTGLGLRITKSLLELMGGKIEFFSKEGEGTEFRFSFECLTLENANLSDDENFQKEIWENINQSTLLKVTPKILIAEDNLMNRDLLKRMVLKYIPNATLLEAKNGVEAVQMAKEYLPQMIFMDVQMPEMDGLEATTLIRKEIMNPQIPIVALTAGALYEERKKCFDVGMDHFLTKPIDIFALNQVLFHYLDPSKLD; encoded by the coding sequence ATGGACCACGAATTCCCGAAGGAAGCCTACTCATCTCTCATCCTTCAGTATTTTTATGATGCGGTCATTGTAACGGACTTACAATTTCGGATTACAAGGTGGAATCTCGCTGCTGAACGGATTTACGGTTATAAGGCAGAAGAAGTTATACAAAAATCCACAGCTGATATTTTAAACACAATATTTCTAGAAGGAGATCGGGAAAAGAGCATTATACAGTTGCAAACAAATGGAATTTGGCAAGGTGAAGTCTATCAATTCCGTAGAGATGGTGTTAAACTAAAAATTCGTTCTGCTGTTAGCTTTCTTAAAAACAATGACGGAACCACCATCGGTGTGATTGCCATCAATCGGGACATCACCGAAGAACATAAAATCCAAGAAGAACTATCGGAAAGTGAAGAACGATTTCGAATGAGTTTTGAAAATGCGGGAGTTGGAGTTTGTCTTTTAGACTTAGATGGTAAGTTTTTAAGAGTGAATAAAAAACTTCAAACAATGTTAGGTTATCCTGAGACAGAACTTGTTGGTAAGGCATCGAAAGATTTTGCATACGAAGAAGACCGAAATATTTTTTATCAGTATCGAGAGTCAGCTTTAAAAGGGAAAGACGTAGATGTTGTCTATGAGAAACGTTACCTTTCCAAATCGAATCAAATCTTATGGATTGAAATCTCTAATTCTTTGGTAAAAGATCGCAACGGAAAGCCGTTGTATTTTGTGGTTCATTTTAACGACATCAGTGATCGCAAAAATGCAGAACTGCATCTTCTACAAGCCAAAAAGGAAGCTGAACGAGCAAACCAAGCCAAATCAGATTTTGTTGCGAATATGAGTCACGAAATCCGAACTCCTCTTAATGGAGTGATTGGATTTAACGAACTTTTGATGACGACAAAATTAGATGCTGATCAAAAAGAATATGTAAAAAATGCGATCAGCAGTGCTCACGGACTTTTAGGAATCATCAATGATATCCTGGATTTCTCAAAAATTGAAGCAGGCAAACTTGTGTTAAACGAAACAGTTTCTAGCTTAAAACACATTGTAAAGGATTCGTTAGGTGTGTTGAAGTGGAAGGCCAAAGAAAAAAAGATTCAATTGGTTTTTGAGGAAGATCCTAATCTTCCAGAATGGATTGTCGTTGATGCAACAAGACTTAGGCAAATTTTAATCAACTTAATTGGCAATGCAGTTAAGTTTACAGAAGAAGGAAGTGTTACCTTAAAAATCAAATCTGAAAAAACACAAAATGACAAAATCAAACTCGAATTTGTAATCAAGGACACTGGAATTGGAATTCCAGAACTCCACAAAGAGAAAATTTTCCAATCCTTTTGGCAAGGGGAAACCAATTCAACACGTCGATTCGGGGGGACTGGTCTTGGCCTTCGGATCACAAAATCTTTGTTAGAGCTTATGGGGGGCAAAATAGAGTTTTTTTCAAAAGAAGGGGAAGGAACTGAGTTTCGATTTAGTTTTGAGTGTCTGACTTTAGAAAATGCCAATCTAAGTGATGATGAAAACTTTCAGAAAGAAATTTGGGAAAATATCAACCAATCAACTCTTCTCAAAGTGACTCCCAAAATCTTAATTGCAGAAGACAATCTTATGAATCGGGATCTCTTAAAGCGTATGGTATTAAAATACATACCGAACGCAACTCTTTTGGAAGCAAAAAACGGTGTAGAAGCTGTGCAAATGGCGAAAGAGTATTTGCCTCAAATGATTTTTATGGATGTGCAAATGCCCGAGATGGATGGATTAGAAGCCACGACTCTCATTCGAAAAGAGATCATGAATCCACAAATCCCAATCGTCGCTCTTACGGCGGGTGCCCTTTACGAAGAAAGGAAAAAATGTTTTGATGTGGGGATGGATCATTTTTTGACCAAACCAATCGATATTTTCGCCCTCAACCAAGTTCTATTCCATTATTTGGATCCATCTAAACTCGATTAG
- a CDS encoding TonB-dependent receptor family protein yields the protein MLTEIENKTQSKKKGHFYLFLLTLLIPSLLFSQDETGKQNPETKTELAPKEQTPAIRVTGKKDTDREYLGDVEGTNIYSGKKSEVIKLDKTNANLALGNTRQVYAKVPGITIWENEGSGIQPGIGARGLSPNRNWEFNTRMNGYDISSDAFGYPEAYFNPPLEALEKVEIVRGAGALQYGPQFGGMVNYVVKKADPSKPVKVETKTTGGSYNTLNQYSSVSGTVGNWSYFVFYQGRSSDGWRDNSQYNLQNGFVNLSYKVSEKLKISFEMSKSTYLSQQAGGLTDEQFRVDPRQSGRTRNWFSAPWNVPALVIDYEQSPTARLNVKAFGLYGERNSVGFVSAANVADPIQARTLQYGARQIDRDTYRNFGVEARQIFNYDLLDRTHTLSFGTRYFNGNTDRFRNPNGTTGTNFDLRETNFTNVCYDGTRNCRVADLQFSTLNYAGFVENLFRITEALSITPGVRYEWIRSTASGRVNESLPSERNPFGGIIQPKERIQRQVLYGLGAQYQTTKTTNLYANYSRAYRPVIYSELFAPTATLNEVDPNLKDQTGYNADAGYRGKFGQWLQFDVGVFELRYNNRVGQLPGILPGQANFQTNVGDSLHRGAEAFVEIDPIVALTESQPYGSVSFFTSSANVNARYIRWEDPRVLTNPTSAQNFYRVGKLVENAPSQIHRYGITYHYKNVLSFTYLVSYTGAAYSDAVNTVNPTANGQIGLIPSYTVRDFTFVWNFYENFSLRGGVNNLTNEMYFTRRAGGYPGPGIMPGDGMFYFLGLSAVF from the coding sequence ATGCTAACTGAAATTGAGAACAAAACTCAGTCTAAAAAGAAAGGGCACTTTTATCTTTTTCTTCTCACTTTGCTCATTCCCTCTCTCCTTTTCTCTCAGGATGAAACTGGAAAACAGAATCCAGAAACCAAAACCGAATTGGCTCCGAAGGAGCAAACACCCGCGATCCGAGTCACGGGGAAAAAGGATACCGACAGGGAATATTTAGGCGATGTAGAAGGCACCAATATCTATTCAGGCAAAAAAAGCGAAGTCATCAAATTGGACAAAACAAATGCGAACTTAGCATTGGGAAACACCCGCCAAGTCTATGCCAAAGTGCCTGGGATTACGATTTGGGAAAATGAAGGAAGTGGAATCCAACCAGGCATTGGTGCAAGAGGTCTTTCTCCCAATCGTAACTGGGAATTCAATACGAGAATGAATGGTTACGATATCTCCTCGGATGCCTTTGGGTATCCAGAAGCTTATTTCAACCCTCCTTTAGAAGCCTTAGAGAAAGTGGAAATCGTTCGTGGTGCTGGAGCCTTACAGTATGGACCACAATTTGGAGGGATGGTCAATTACGTTGTGAAAAAAGCAGATCCCTCCAAACCCGTCAAAGTGGAAACAAAGACGACAGGTGGTTCTTACAATACTCTCAACCAATATAGCTCTGTGAGTGGAACAGTTGGCAATTGGAGTTACTTTGTTTTTTATCAAGGAAGAAGTTCAGATGGTTGGCGAGACAATTCTCAATACAATTTACAAAATGGTTTCGTCAATCTATCGTACAAAGTGTCCGAAAAATTAAAAATCTCATTCGAGATGTCAAAATCCACCTATCTCAGCCAACAAGCAGGTGGACTGACTGATGAACAATTTCGAGTCGATCCTAGACAGTCTGGTCGCACAAGGAATTGGTTTAGCGCTCCTTGGAATGTTCCAGCACTTGTGATCGACTATGAACAAAGTCCAACTGCTAGATTGAATGTGAAGGCATTTGGTCTTTATGGTGAAAGAAATTCCGTTGGATTTGTATCTGCTGCCAATGTTGCCGATCCCATTCAAGCAAGAACTCTTCAATATGGTGCAAGGCAAATTGATCGAGATACCTATCGCAATTTTGGAGTCGAAGCAAGACAAATCTTCAATTATGATCTATTGGACAGAACGCATACTCTCTCCTTTGGAACACGTTATTTCAATGGAAATACAGATCGATTCCGAAATCCAAATGGAACAACAGGAACAAACTTTGACCTAAGAGAAACAAATTTCACAAACGTTTGTTATGATGGTACAAGAAATTGTCGTGTTGCGGATTTACAATTCTCAACATTAAACTATGCTGGTTTCGTAGAAAATTTATTTCGAATCACGGAAGCTCTTTCCATCACACCAGGTGTGAGATATGAATGGATTCGTTCAACAGCATCTGGTCGCGTCAATGAATCGTTACCGAGTGAAAGAAACCCGTTTGGTGGAATCATTCAACCAAAGGAAAGGATTCAAAGACAAGTATTATATGGACTTGGTGCTCAATACCAAACAACCAAAACAACAAACTTGTATGCAAATTATTCAAGAGCCTATCGACCTGTCATCTATTCGGAACTATTCGCACCAACTGCTACTCTTAATGAAGTAGATCCCAACTTAAAAGACCAAACAGGTTATAATGCAGATGCTGGTTACCGTGGAAAATTTGGTCAATGGTTACAATTTGACGTAGGTGTCTTTGAGCTTCGTTACAACAACCGCGTAGGACAACTTCCGGGAATTCTTCCAGGACAAGCGAATTTCCAAACGAATGTGGGAGATTCTCTCCACAGAGGGGCGGAGGCATTTGTTGAAATTGATCCCATCGTAGCTCTTACAGAATCACAACCATATGGATCCGTGAGTTTCTTCACGTCCAGTGCCAATGTGAATGCACGTTACATTCGCTGGGAAGACCCACGCGTTTTAACCAATCCCACAAGTGCTCAAAACTTTTATCGAGTTGGGAAGTTAGTTGAAAACGCGCCATCGCAAATCCATAGATATGGAATTACGTATCATTATAAGAATGTTCTTAGTTTTACGTATTTAGTAAGTTATACGGGTGCTGCCTACTCAGATGCTGTAAACACAGTAAACCCAACTGCTAACGGACAGATAGGTCTCATTCCTTCTTATACAGTAAGAGACTTTACATTCGTATGGAATTTTTATGAGAACTTTTCTCTCCGTGGTGGTGTGAACAACCTAACCAACGAAATGTATTTCACTCGTCGGGCAGGTGGATATCCTGGACCGGGAATTATGCCAGGTGATGGAATGTTCTACTTCCTAGGACTGAGTGCCGTATTCTAA
- a CDS encoding NRAMP family divalent metal transporter: MRRFPFLAYLGPGLLYAGAAVGVSHLVQSTRAGAVYGYGLLGVVIFANLIKYPFFFVGTKYTIVTGKSLLDGYESLGRLPIWIFFCISVGTMCIIVATVTLVTSGLFSNLLGLTMEPWLLCSIILLFCFLLLAIGKFNALDGLMKWIVVLLTIATIVAMILSFYAGIPKLPTEGKSFVISDLADVAFLIALMGWMPIPIEAAVWQSDWTLAKKTPDGKLPPMKYAMIDFNIGYIGTTLLAICFLALGSNMMYNTGMEFSSQAVGFASELVRLYTTAIGSWAYPIILVAAFFTMFSTTLTCFDAYPRVVSNACRRLFTSLQSYSTEKLYWFWILLVGIGSVLILLFFRTNMKTLVDFATTVSFLNAPILALIHHLILFGKEIPKEERPKPWMNLLSWFGILFLFGFSIYYINITFL; encoded by the coding sequence ATGAGACGATTTCCTTTTTTAGCGTATCTTGGTCCTGGACTTTTGTATGCGGGTGCTGCTGTGGGTGTTTCTCACCTTGTACAATCCACTCGAGCAGGTGCTGTGTATGGTTATGGTTTACTTGGTGTTGTGATCTTTGCAAACCTCATCAAATATCCGTTCTTTTTCGTAGGAACGAAGTATACGATCGTAACTGGTAAATCACTGTTAGATGGATATGAGTCCTTGGGTAGGCTTCCCATTTGGATTTTCTTTTGTATATCGGTTGGTACGATGTGCATCATTGTTGCCACAGTCACACTTGTCACTTCGGGTTTGTTTTCCAATTTGCTTGGATTAACCATGGAACCTTGGTTACTTTGTTCCATTATCTTACTTTTTTGTTTCCTATTACTTGCGATTGGAAAATTTAACGCCTTAGATGGACTTATGAAATGGATCGTGGTCCTTTTGACCATTGCAACAATTGTTGCGATGATCCTTTCTTTTTATGCGGGGATACCAAAACTTCCAACGGAGGGAAAGTCGTTTGTTATTTCTGACTTAGCGGATGTCGCTTTTTTAATTGCACTGATGGGATGGATGCCCATTCCTATTGAAGCCGCCGTTTGGCAATCCGATTGGACTTTAGCGAAAAAAACACCAGATGGCAAACTCCCTCCTATGAAGTATGCCATGATTGACTTTAACATTGGTTATATTGGTACTACATTGCTTGCGATTTGTTTTTTGGCTCTTGGTTCTAATATGATGTATAACACTGGAATGGAATTCTCTTCGCAAGCTGTTGGATTTGCATCAGAACTTGTCCGATTGTATACGACAGCGATCGGTTCTTGGGCTTATCCGATCATTTTAGTAGCTGCGTTTTTTACAATGTTTTCAACAACACTCACATGTTTTGATGCTTATCCAAGAGTTGTTTCTAACGCATGCCGAAGGCTCTTTACCTCACTTCAATCCTATTCCACTGAGAAACTGTATTGGTTTTGGATTTTGTTGGTTGGAATCGGTTCCGTATTGATTTTGTTGTTCTTTCGGACAAATATGAAAACTCTGGTTGATTTTGCGACTACCGTTTCTTTTCTCAATGCACCAATTTTGGCATTGATCCACCATTTGATCTTATTTGGAAAAGAGATTCCGAAAGAGGAAAGACCAAAACCTTGGATGAATTTATTGTCTTGGTTTGGAATTTTGTTTTTGTTTGGATTTTCGATTTATTATATCAATATTACGTTTTTGTAA
- a CDS encoding energy transducer TonB codes for MDSANSQYLSPWAKKSLTFFVWLSPLFSLGPFLALGILFAFPKEFRLRLRAVAVVSVYIINWILVYPVDLLHRSSLEWEGMINAFLARDGIPFRLKFGFFLFCFLFLFANYLHSRRRNRKRESVRRLRLERDFPGTELRTEMRVRDAKFDTILLVLVLALVFQFFFQYITESLNPQKNLSPLAPLFDVHQFVFNFSISLCILLFSFNRKKVPSLLAKPYLRYMEAIRIREGWKQAVETGSKFPLRLELIVKEKASFRDKLLPGFGHIYVYEYWRGFPILFLTLLLYLFSAVWVFSYISPIFGIQFLAGFGLKPGIPDKDFFISSQNIAYALFSVGALVGLYFYSAYLLEKSFSLENLGIKRDKEGESEPFFKPGLRKGFRNVLPLSLLFHLVLLCLVFLIPISIQRGKKKEQSAQKNDHFRPEKMEFYFIDPNVPDDTQGLNGGIITGNETENKEKGEKISNEKVADNGPVKGYIKKIRGKKVPPTYSNYISAKMRIPESYMDYWAKAPHPYSSVVAYTITQDGDVIDVELVEASDYPDQDLRTLQLVESLGPLMPPPGTKNDIRVTELFWNGPIDPEFVPTPLQKEMINLFDGRYMEEIPE; via the coding sequence ATGGATTCGGCAAACTCTCAATACCTCTCACCCTGGGCAAAAAAATCCTTAACGTTTTTCGTTTGGCTCTCTCCTCTTTTCAGTTTGGGACCATTTTTGGCTCTCGGAATCCTCTTTGCATTCCCAAAAGAGTTTCGCCTCCGCCTCCGCGCTGTTGCTGTGGTTTCTGTTTACATCATCAATTGGATACTTGTCTATCCAGTGGACTTACTCCATCGTTCCAGTCTGGAATGGGAAGGAATGATCAATGCTTTTTTGGCAAGAGATGGTATCCCATTCCGATTGAAGTTTGGATTTTTCCTATTTTGTTTTCTCTTTCTTTTTGCCAACTATCTCCATAGCCGAAGAAGAAATCGTAAGCGGGAATCCGTGCGAAGGCTTCGTTTAGAAAGGGATTTTCCTGGTACAGAACTGAGAACAGAGATGCGAGTGCGTGATGCAAAGTTTGATACGATATTACTCGTTCTTGTTCTTGCGCTTGTGTTTCAATTTTTCTTTCAATACATTACGGAAAGCTTAAATCCACAAAAAAATCTTTCTCCTTTAGCACCTTTATTTGATGTTCACCAATTTGTTTTTAATTTTTCAATTTCACTTTGTATTTTACTTTTTAGTTTCAATCGTAAAAAAGTCCCATCCCTACTTGCAAAACCATACCTTCGTTATATGGAAGCTATTCGGATTCGAGAAGGTTGGAAACAAGCAGTTGAAACAGGAAGTAAATTCCCGTTACGCTTGGAGCTCATTGTCAAAGAGAAGGCAAGCTTTCGTGATAAATTGTTACCAGGCTTTGGTCACATCTATGTTTATGAATATTGGCGTGGTTTTCCCATTTTATTTTTAACGCTTTTGTTATATTTGTTTTCTGCTGTTTGGGTATTTTCCTACATCAGTCCTATTTTTGGAATACAGTTTCTTGCTGGTTTTGGATTGAAACCAGGAATCCCTGATAAAGATTTTTTCATTTCTTCACAAAACATTGCATATGCTCTATTTTCCGTTGGTGCACTTGTTGGTTTGTATTTTTACTCTGCCTACTTACTTGAAAAATCCTTCAGTTTGGAAAACTTAGGAATCAAAAGAGACAAAGAGGGAGAATCCGAACCATTCTTCAAACCAGGGTTACGAAAAGGATTCCGTAACGTTTTACCACTTTCTCTTTTATTCCATTTGGTCCTTCTTTGCCTTGTTTTTCTGATTCCCATTAGCATACAGCGTGGTAAAAAAAAGGAACAATCTGCACAAAAGAATGATCACTTTCGCCCGGAAAAGATGGAATTCTATTTCATTGATCCAAATGTTCCTGATGATACCCAAGGATTAAATGGGGGAATCATCACAGGTAACGAAACGGAAAATAAAGAGAAGGGAGAGAAGATTTCGAATGAAAAGGTAGCGGATAACGGACCAGTGAAAGGTTATATCAAAAAAATCCGCGGTAAAAAAGTCCCTCCCACTTACTCGAATTATATCTCTGCCAAAATGCGAATTCCCGAAAGTTACATGGACTATTGGGCAAAAGCCCCCCATCCGTATTCCAGTGTGGTGGCTTATACCATCACACAAGATGGCGATGTGATTGATGTGGAACTCGTTGAAGCATCCGATTATCCAGACCAAGACCTGAGAACCTTACAACTTGTCGAAAGTTTAGGACCACTCATGCCACCTCCCGGAACAAAAAATGACATTCGGGTCACGGAACTCTTTTGGAACGGGCCCATTGATCCAGAGTTTGTTCCAACACCTCTGCAAAAAGAAATGATCAACTTATTTGACGGCCGTTATATGGAAGAGATACCCGAATGA
- a CDS encoding PrsW family glutamic-type intramembrane protease, whose product MKEMGTWDYLIGVATILPWAVVVWKAYKPKKGWQEVVGIVFALVFGWLATDLILRLHPILWPETDFSPKKKVSLLTQTAHLAFIQAGITEETFKIFFIMILAFVFGYDRRKKEFLPNVVLFGAFVAMGFSFIENTHYIFREPEEKKLNLFIARTIHSSNIHMLINLCFALFLLKSNQKLDTNSKTMTILFGFLLAVLQHGVVDFLLIPGATIGLWISTAMFVGIWVWVVVDWRKLVVTQTKDHAPVIEELLTR is encoded by the coding sequence ATGAAAGAAATGGGAACTTGGGATTATTTGATAGGTGTTGCTACCATTTTACCTTGGGCAGTTGTTGTTTGGAAAGCATACAAACCAAAGAAAGGTTGGCAAGAAGTTGTTGGAATTGTTTTTGCTTTGGTGTTTGGTTGGCTTGCTACGGATTTAATTTTGAGATTACATCCCATCTTATGGCCCGAGACAGACTTTTCTCCTAAAAAGAAAGTTAGTTTGTTAACTCAGACGGCCCATTTAGCATTCATCCAAGCGGGAATTACAGAAGAGACATTTAAGATTTTTTTCATTATGATTTTAGCTTTCGTTTTTGGATATGATCGTCGAAAGAAAGAATTTTTACCTAACGTTGTGTTGTTTGGTGCATTCGTTGCCATGGGATTTTCGTTTATTGAAAACACTCATTACATCTTCCGTGAACCAGAAGAAAAAAAACTAAACCTGTTTATTGCAAGAACCATCCACTCATCCAACATCCATATGCTGATCAATTTGTGTTTTGCTCTTTTCCTTTTAAAGAGCAATCAAAAGTTAGATACCAATTCCAAAACAATGACAATTCTCTTTGGTTTTTTGTTGGCAGTGTTACAGCATGGTGTTGTTGATTTTTTACTCATCCCAGGAGCTACAATTGGTCTTTGGATTTCGACCGCCATGTTTGTTGGGATTTGGGTTTGGGTTGTGGTTGATTGGCGCAAATTGGTAGTGACACAAACAAAAGACCATGCACCCGTAATCGAAGAATTACTTACTAGATAA
- a CDS encoding glycine--tRNA ligase: MAQPKEKEEQSLKPIVAVSKRRGFVFPGSEIYGGLSNTFDYGPNGIEVLNNLKRLWWEYFVHRRDDVLGLDSSILLHPRVWEASGHISNFNDPLMDCKKCKTRVRVDKFLEEKEGDGAATGKTLEELTNTIREKAYACPTCGTVGSFTDARQFNLMFKTSHGASEEGSTDIYLRPETAQGIFINFKNVTQIARKKVPFGIAQIGKSFRNEIMARQFVFRTREFEQMEMEFFCEPGTQKEWFKYWVDYCMDWLVNVVGLKKENLRVREHEKEELSFYSDSTSDIEYKYPFGWGELWGIASRTDYDLTQHEKFSSEDLKYHDLDQKKKYLPYVVEPALGLNRLFLAVLCDAYEEEKLEKDDIRTVLRFGKRVSPMKVAIFPLMKKDGLDAKAKEIYADLRNHWYVDYDESGAIGKRYRRHDEIGTPFCITVDYDTMSDGTVTIRERDSMKQERIPVSELKSYLIQRMV, encoded by the coding sequence ATGGCACAGCCGAAAGAGAAAGAAGAACAGTCGCTCAAACCCATAGTCGCAGTCTCCAAAAGAAGGGGCTTTGTTTTCCCAGGATCCGAAATTTACGGAGGCCTCTCCAACACATTTGACTATGGTCCGAACGGAATTGAAGTTTTAAATAACCTAAAACGACTCTGGTGGGAATACTTTGTCCACAGAAGAGATGATGTTTTGGGACTGGATTCTTCCATCCTCCTCCACCCTCGAGTTTGGGAAGCTTCTGGCCATATTTCCAACTTCAACGACCCACTCATGGACTGCAAAAAGTGTAAAACACGAGTGCGCGTGGATAAGTTTTTAGAAGAGAAAGAAGGTGATGGTGCTGCTACAGGAAAAACATTAGAAGAGCTAACAAACACCATCCGTGAAAAAGCCTACGCTTGTCCTACATGTGGAACCGTTGGTAGTTTTACAGATGCCCGCCAATTCAATTTGATGTTTAAAACTTCACACGGTGCTTCCGAAGAGGGATCCACAGACATCTACCTCCGACCAGAGACAGCACAAGGGATCTTTATCAATTTTAAAAATGTCACCCAGATTGCTCGAAAAAAAGTGCCTTTCGGAATTGCTCAAATTGGAAAGTCCTTTCGAAACGAAATCATGGCTCGCCAATTTGTGTTCCGAACCCGTGAATTCGAACAAATGGAAATGGAATTTTTCTGCGAACCAGGCACTCAAAAAGAATGGTTCAAGTATTGGGTGGACTACTGCATGGATTGGCTTGTGAACGTTGTCGGTTTAAAAAAAGAAAACCTACGCGTGAGAGAACATGAAAAGGAAGAACTCTCCTTTTATAGTGATTCCACAAGTGATATCGAATACAAATATCCATTTGGTTGGGGAGAACTTTGGGGCATTGCTTCGAGAACCGATTATGACCTAACCCAACACGAGAAGTTTTCTTCAGAAGACTTAAAGTATCACGACTTAGACCAAAAGAAAAAATACCTGCCGTATGTAGTGGAGCCAGCACTCGGCCTCAACCGTCTTTTCTTAGCGGTGTTATGCGATGCATACGAAGAAGAAAAATTAGAAAAAGACGACATCCGTACGGTTTTACGATTCGGGAAACGAGTGAGTCCGATGAAGGTTGCCATTTTTCCTTTGATGAAAAAAGACGGACTCGATGCGAAGGCGAAAGAAATTTATGCCGACTTACGAAACCATTGGTATGTAGACTACGATGAAAGTGGTGCCATTGGTAAACGATATCGTCGCCATGATGAAATTGGAACTCCATTTTGTATCACAGTGGACTACGATACTATGAGTGACGGAACTGTCACCATCCGCGAAAGAGATTCGATGAAACAAGAAAGAATTCCTGTCTCCGAACTCAAATCCTACCTTATCCAAAGAATGGTATAG